Proteins from one Pirellulaceae bacterium genomic window:
- a CDS encoding PEP-CTERM sorting domain-containing protein (PEP-CTERM proteins occur, often in large numbers, in the proteomes of bacteria that also encode an exosortase, a predicted intramembrane cysteine proteinase. The presence of a PEP-CTERM domain at a protein's C-terminus predicts cleavage within the sorting domain, followed by covalent anchoring to some some component of the (usually Gram-negative) cell surface. Many PEP-CTERM proteins exhibit an unusual sequence composition that includes large numbers of potential glycosylation sites. Expression of one such protein has been shown restore the ability of a bacterium to form floc, a type of biofilm.): MTISFIAVVSFNFAAAQLFAGPKGTISVPRISSPITVDGDFSDWPLAAYTTIAQQPEFPDAQGVGIPTGANGDHLVWDVDRVGPFNGTDLEIWEPDNASEFGASMYFAYDDNFLYILGVFIDEELNGVRSEGGLTNFLNDGFEIYIDALGDSEEDGLIAEFGFPTIDDEEPNTDDFQLTFGLNESFPPAQPQPGDVGAELHMERAGNPDIVGLAYLEDVREETDFSAVGGHDVAAKSYDDLGAAGAQNPEVLANPNETFTGYAAELVLPFGFNEGFTPDQNMGFALFWRDVDDHEDPQPGFGGGNIFWTDWSQNVTTSGTGEDGNLFHAGNWGELQFVGSLDPTLRLDDGSLTDPSERADYVHDVLGTWIGDSNFDGEFNSTDFVVVFTAGEYEDELNDNSTWSEGDWNGDGEFNSSDFVSAFTDGGYEAGVRAAAAVPEPSSVVLLLLGALAFVRRRR, from the coding sequence TTGACGATATCTTTTATTGCGGTTGTAAGTTTCAACTTTGCCGCTGCGCAACTTTTTGCTGGCCCTAAGGGCACGATCAGTGTCCCTCGCATTTCGTCACCGATAACCGTTGACGGCGATTTCAGCGACTGGCCGTTGGCAGCCTATACAACGATTGCTCAGCAGCCAGAGTTTCCCGACGCACAGGGCGTGGGAATTCCTACGGGCGCAAATGGCGACCACCTTGTTTGGGATGTCGATCGTGTTGGACCGTTTAACGGGACCGACTTAGAGATTTGGGAGCCAGACAATGCATCGGAGTTTGGGGCGTCTATGTACTTCGCCTACGATGACAACTTCCTCTACATTCTAGGCGTCTTCATTGATGAAGAACTCAACGGTGTTCGATCAGAAGGTGGACTCACGAATTTCCTCAACGATGGATTCGAAATCTACATCGATGCGTTGGGTGACAGCGAAGAAGATGGCCTGATCGCGGAATTCGGATTCCCGACCATCGACGACGAGGAACCCAATACCGACGATTTCCAACTAACGTTCGGTCTCAACGAATCATTCCCACCCGCTCAACCGCAGCCTGGCGATGTGGGCGCGGAGCTTCATATGGAACGTGCTGGCAACCCAGATATCGTCGGATTAGCTTACTTAGAGGACGTGCGAGAGGAAACCGATTTCTCCGCTGTCGGTGGGCACGATGTGGCTGCGAAATCGTATGATGACCTAGGCGCTGCAGGCGCGCAAAATCCTGAAGTCTTGGCCAATCCTAACGAAACTTTCACAGGCTATGCGGCCGAACTGGTCTTACCATTTGGATTCAATGAAGGGTTCACACCAGACCAGAACATGGGTTTCGCTTTGTTTTGGCGAGATGTTGATGATCATGAAGATCCACAGCCTGGATTTGGTGGAGGAAATATCTTTTGGACCGACTGGTCTCAAAACGTCACGACCAGCGGCACCGGTGAAGATGGCAACTTATTCCACGCAGGTAACTGGGGAGAACTCCAATTCGTGGGAAGTCTGGACCCAACTCTTCGCCTCGATGATGGATCGCTAACGGATCCTAGCGAGCGTGCCGATTACGTGCACGATGTTCTCGGTACTTGGATTGGTGACTCGAACTTTGACGGCGAGTTCAATTCGACTGACTTCGTTGTGGTCTTTACGGCTGGCGAGTATGAGGACGAGTTAAACGACAATTCGACCTGGTCCGAAGGCGATTGGAATGGCGACGGCGAGTTCAATTCAAGCGATTTTGTCTCAGCCTTCACAGACGGTGGCTACGAAGCGGGGGTCCGTGCGGCAGCTGCCGTTCCGGAACCGAGTAGTGTTGTACTTCTTTTGCTAGGTGCCCTGGCGTTTGTTCGTCGTCGTCGCTGA